The Candidatus Cloacimonadaceae bacterium DNA window CGTTTGGGCTATACGAGCAAAAGCCCCAAATGGGCGATCGCCTACAAATTTAAGCCGGAGGAAAAGGAAACCCGCCTTTTGGAAGTGCAATATCAGGTGGGACGCACCGGAGCGATCACTCCCGTGGCGCTTTTGGAGCCCGTTTACATATCCGGAAGCACCGTTTCCCGCGCTACTTTACACAATGAAGACGAAATAAACCGACTTGACTTACATGAAAGCGACACGATCCGCATCGTCAAATCCGGCGAAATCATTCCCAAAGTGCTTTCCATCGTGATCGGAAAACGAGATCCCAAGAGCGCACCGATCGTCTTCCCCAAAAACTGTCCGGTCTGCGACAGCGAACTGATCAAGGACAGCGAAGGCTCCATCACCTATTGCTCCAACTCTTTGTGCCCGGAGCAGTTGCAAAGACGCATCGAACACTTTGCCTCCCGCGAGGCGATGGATATTGCCGGTCTCGGAGAAGCTCTTGTATCGAGGCTCTTAAACGAAGGGCTGATCCACGGCGTTGCCGATATCTACGATCTTGATTTCTCCCGACTGGCAAAACTTGACCGCTATGGTGCAAAATCCGCTGAAAACCTTGCCAAAGCAATAGATAAATCCCGCGAACAAGGCTTTGACCGCGTACTTTTTGCTCTTGGCATCCGATATGTGGGAGCGATCACGGCACGCAATCTGGCAGAGTATTTTGGCGATCTCGATTCCCTGATCAAGTCCGACCGCGAGACGCTTTTAAATGTTACTGAGGTTGGAGCCAAGATCGCTGACGCTCTGACTGCCTATTTCAAAGTTCCTGAAAACCTGAGGCTGATCGAAACTCTCAAACATCGGGGCTTGAACTTCACTTTTACGAAGAAACTGAGCTCGAATGCGCTGATAGACAAGACGTTTCTCATCACCGGCAGTTTGGAGAGCCATGGCAGAAAGGAGATGGAGAATCTGATCATGTCCCACGGGGGCAAGATCGTCAGCAGCGTCTCCGCCAAACTGGACTTTCTCTTAGTCGGCGATAAACCCGGCTCCAAACTGGACAAAGCCATTAAACTCGGCAGTGTAAAAATCCTCTCCGAAACGGATATCCTTGCCATGTTGGAACTTGGAAAGTGAAGATTCTTTCCCGCTATATTCTCAAGGAACACGTCGTTCCCTTCATGCTTTCGCTCTTGGTGGTCACTTTCGTGCTGTTGATCGACCGCGTCATCGATTTGCTCGATCTCATACTCGAAAAGAAACTGGACGCCGCTACGATCCTGCAAGTTTTCACGCTCTCATTACCCTATATGTTGGCGCTATCGATCCCGATGGCGGTCTTGGTGGCTACGATTCTCGCCTTTGGCAGGATGACCGTCGATCGTGAAACCATCGCCATGAAATCCAGCGGCATCAACGTCTATGCCATGATCCGTCCACTGCTCATAACTGCTTTATTACTAACGGCGTTGATGGTCTATTTCAACCACTGGTTTCTGCCTAATACCAATCACAAGCTCAAAAACCTGATGATCAAAATCGCCTACTTTCGTCCGATGACCATCATCAAGGAAGGCGAATTCACCACCCTGATGGACTATACCGTCTATGTGAAGAACAAAAGCGAGGACGAACTCTATGACCTGTTGATCTATGACCGCAGCCAGACGACGCTCCCCCGTATCATCGTCGCCCAAAGCGGACGCGTGATCCAAAAAGACAACGGCAACAGTCTCCAGCTCATTCTGAAAAACGGCGAAATGCACGAACGTAACGCCAAAGAGCCTGCCAAATACCAGCTCAGGGAGTTTGAAAACTTCGTGGTCAATATCCGCAACCTCGGCGCAAACATGGATTTTGGCGAGACGGGATACCGTTCCGACCGTGAAATGACCTATGGTCAGCTCATGACCGAAATCAAAGACAAAAAGAAGGAAATATCCCTCAAGCTCGAAGAAACCGGCAATCTGGACAAGCGCATCGCATCGCTTTCGCAAAGACGCACCAGATATGAGCTTGAGGTGGAGAAACGCCGCCTTTCGATCATGAAAAAGATGGCGGAGGATAGAATCAGTGAACTCGAGGAAAACCTGCATTCGCTCAAGGTTGAGTTTCACAAGAAGTTTGCCCTCTCGTTTGCCATCGTGATTTTCATCCTGATCGGCATTCCCTTGGGTTTGATGACGCGTAGCAGCGGCATCGGCATGGCGTTTTCCGTTTCCTCGGTGGTTTTTTTGATCTATTATATCGCCCTCACCGGTGGAGAACAGCTTGCCGACCGTGGTCTGATGAGTCCGTTTCTTTCCATGTGGATCTCAAATCTCGTGTTTTTGGCGCTCGCCATTGGGCTGATCTACGCGAGTGTAAAGGAAAAACAGCTCATCAATCTGCGCCTTCTCTCCTGGCGGATGACGCATCTGAAACTGCGAAAAGAAAGCGTCCCCGACGAGCTGATCCACTAAGAGGATGGATCCTTGAAAGTTCTTGATAGATATATCCTGCGCGAGTTTTTGAAGACCTATCTGATCATCTTCCTGTCCTTTGCGGTGGTCTTTATCGTGATCGACGTGATCGACAATCTACCCAGGCTTGTCCGTGCCGGAGCGTCGGCACAGCTTGCGACGCTCTATTATCTGCTACGTATTCCCTATCTGCTCGTGCTCACATCACCGGTGACAGTGCTGCTGAGTGGGCTTTTTATGATGAACGCTCTTTCCAAACACAACGAAAGCGTTGCCATCCGCGCCGCCGGTATCAGCATCAAGCGTGCAATGCTACCGCTGTTTATCGTAGGGTTTTTCATCAGTATCGGAGTCGCCGTGATGGGAGAATATCTTTTACCCTATGCGGAATCCAAACGCATCCATGTCTATAACGTTCAGATCAAGGGCGAGCAGCCTGAAGACCAACTCCTCAAAGCACGCGTGCACTATCAGGGTAAGGAAAATGACTTTTATTATTTCGGTTTTTTTGACGGCTATCAAAACTCGATCCGCGTGATCGATCTCACCCGCATCGATTATGAAACAAAGCGGGTCACGGAGCACGTCACCGCATCCGGAGCAGTCTGGAAAGACGATCGTTGGATCATGCAGGAAACGGACATTCGCAGGTTCAAGGATGGCAAGCTCACCGAGCATCATTTTTATCCCTCCACCGATCTGCCGCTTTTGGACGTCAAACCGCAGGATTTTATCCGCATCACCAAGAAAACTCTATCGCTGACCTTCATGGAGCTGAAAGAATACATCGCCAGATTGCAGAAAATGGGCGAGGATGCCAAC harbors:
- a CDS encoding LptF/LptG family permease; this encodes MKILSRYILKEHVVPFMLSLLVVTFVLLIDRVIDLLDLILEKKLDAATILQVFTLSLPYMLALSIPMAVLVATILAFGRMTVDRETIAMKSSGINVYAMIRPLLITALLLTALMVYFNHWFLPNTNHKLKNLMIKIAYFRPMTIIKEGEFTTLMDYTVYVKNKSEDELYDLLIYDRSQTTLPRIIVAQSGRVIQKDNGNSLQLILKNGEMHERNAKEPAKYQLREFENFVVNIRNLGANMDFGETGYRSDREMTYGQLMTEIKDKKKEISLKLEETGNLDKRIASLSQRRTRYELEVEKRRLSIMKKMAEDRISELEENLHSLKVEFHKKFALSFAIVIFILIGIPLGLMTRSSGIGMAFSVSSVVFLIYYIALTGGEQLADRGLMSPFLSMWISNLVFLALAIGLIYASVKEKQLINLRLLSWRMTHLKLRKESVPDELIH
- the ligA gene encoding NAD-dependent DNA ligase LigA, whose protein sequence is MEKEKLQAEITKLRAEIERHNVLYHELANPIISDFDFDQLVNRLKELESQAPQADESPLDKVGSDIKPGSKVIPHRQRMYSLDNAYSLAEVKQFIEKIAIELGYFPDVDLELKIDGFSINLFYDNGLLEYATTRGDGVEGEDVTANIKVLGEVPQNISHPHPIEIRGEIYIPVGDFLALNEKRSANEEKTFANPRNAAAGSIKLKNSDEVRKRHLKALFYTVGYSEYLNIATQSQLLHFLAKQGFPVDKTATLCRSIVEVEEYCADWGKKRYSLPYEIDGVVIKLNELALQKRLGYTSKSPKWAIAYKFKPEEKETRLLEVQYQVGRTGAITPVALLEPVYISGSTVSRATLHNEDEINRLDLHESDTIRIVKSGEIIPKVLSIVIGKRDPKSAPIVFPKNCPVCDSELIKDSEGSITYCSNSLCPEQLQRRIEHFASREAMDIAGLGEALVSRLLNEGLIHGVADIYDLDFSRLAKLDRYGAKSAENLAKAIDKSREQGFDRVLFALGIRYVGAITARNLAEYFGDLDSLIKSDRETLLNVTEVGAKIADALTAYFKVPENLRLIETLKHRGLNFTFTKKLSSNALIDKTFLITGSLESHGRKEMENLIMSHGGKIVSSVSAKLDFLLVGDKPGSKLDKAIKLGSVKILSETDILAMLELGK
- a CDS encoding LptF/LptG family permease, producing MKVLDRYILREFLKTYLIIFLSFAVVFIVIDVIDNLPRLVRAGASAQLATLYYLLRIPYLLVLTSPVTVLLSGLFMMNALSKHNESVAIRAAGISIKRAMLPLFIVGFFISIGVAVMGEYLLPYAESKRIHVYNVQIKGEQPEDQLLKARVHYQGKENDFYYFGFFDGYQNSIRVIDLTRIDYETKRVTEHVTASGAVWKDDRWIMQETDIRRFKDGKLTEHHFYPSTDLPLLDVKPQDFIRITKKTLSLTFMELKEYIARLQKMGEDANREIVDLHMKLAFPLTNLIVIFFFIPIATSNIRSKGRGLVFLLGLSVCFIYLIIVRVIQSLGYNGVIPPIIAAWAPNIGFTLLGFGFLWKAEI